The sequence TTTTTTCATTTCATCACTCCCGGAGGATTTTTCCCTTCCCACATAAAAATATATACCGTGGCACGAGCCAGTTTTTCCGTTCCGCAAAAAACTTCTCCTTCCACAATGCGGGTATCCATAAAATCGTCTTTTTGGATAACTTTTGTGATTAAGGTATCATTAAGACGCGCTTTTGAAAAAATTTCAAATTCCCGTACAGCCGTTAAATATCCGCCGCCTTCGTTGTCTAGTCCCGCCCACTCCCGGCGCTGCGCTTCACAAGCAGCGAAACTTTGCGCGATAATTTCGGCAAAGGCTTCGGGCATCAAAGTTCCGTCTTTTCGTAAAAACAAATGATTTTCCCCGATAAAACTTTTTACCCGGCTGTCTTGCGGTTGCGCGGATAAAATTTCATCAACCAAACGCATAGGGCCTTTGTGCGGGATAAGGGTAGAAACGGGAGAAAGAGGTTTTGTCATTGTTTATTTTCCTACGCTGGCCCATTTGAAAATAGCAATATCCAAAAATTCTATCCAACGATTATATTTGGGATGAATTTTATGTGTTTTAGGGTTGTAACGCATATTTTTACTATCCGCATATTGAATAGCATATCCGCTTTGCGTATAAGGGATATCCACATCCACTTCGTGCCCGCGGGCATACAGATGCGCTCTCATCACGCCGGGAACCAATTCGGAAACACTCCAGTTACGAGTTGATGCGCCTTGAATAATGGCTTCTTTCACCGTTCGGCCCTCCGCCAAAACAATCGATTTCATCGGTTTATCTTGCACGGGAGCCAAACCGCGGCAACCTACTAACAAAGAAACAAAAACTCCTAAAAACAATACTTTTTTCACTTTTTTTCCTCCAGATTTACAAAATCCATAATTTGTTTTTTTACACTGCGCGCCATTTCCAAATGGGCGAGTTCGCCCGAAAAATCTTGCGGATAAACAGCTGGAAAAGATTTCAATACCACTTCGGCAGGGCGAAGTTTCAACGAACCGGAAGGGAGCATTTTTCCCGTTCCCGCAATAGCCATGGGAATAACGGGCGCACCTGTTTTTTCCGCCAAATAAAATGCACCGCTTTTGAAACGGGCCTGCGGATTTTTACGAGAACCTTGCGGGAAAAGCACAATATCATAGCCGTTATTAAGGGCTTCTTGGCACTTTGCAAGCATTTCTTCGGGCGGGGTTTTTTCGGCATCAATGTATCCGGCACCCTTCATCACAAAACGGAAAAACGGTAACTTAAAAACCCACCCTTTGGTAATATATACCACTTTATTAAATCCCAAGGCTGCTACGGTATATAAATCCAACGCGCTGGCATGGTTGGCCGCCACAATGCAGGGCTGTTCGGGACGGGGGGCTTTTTCCACCTTTATTCCGCGCGAACAACACCAAATAAAAAAGAGAATTCCCTTAGATTGGTAATACACAAATGTACGCACATTTTTTCCGTTCTTGCCGGGGAAAAGCCACAAAAAAGGAGCCGCCGCCAAGGCAGAAAGAAAAAGCCATAATATGGCCGATACCCCTATTATGGCTGTATTAAAAAAAGTGCGCACCGCGTACATAATTTATTTTCCCGCTTCGTGTTCGCGGGCTAATTTTTCGATAAAATCGTACAAATCGTTTAAGGTAACGATGGAGCGGATATCATAGCCTTGGCGCAAAGTCATGCCGAATTTTTGCTCCAACACTACCACCATATCCACCGCGTCCAAACTATCTAACCCTACATCATTTTGCAAATGAGCGGTGGGGAAAAGTTGTTCGTCCGTCAACTCAAATTCTTTTTTGAGGGCTTCGTTGGTCAGGTTAATAATTTCTTCTCTCGTAATCACAGGGGTCTCCTTAAAACCAAAGAACAATTATTGCCACCGATGGCAAAACTGTTCTTCAAAATGATATTTACCGGGCGGGTTTCGTTTTGGGTAACAAACCGTACCTGAGCACAACGATCGTCCGGCGTTTGCAAATTTTTGGTACCGATAAGGGTCTGGCGGTTGAGCATATCCACACAAGCAATCGTTTCCAAACTTCCGCTGGCACCCATCGTATGCCCCAAGTGGCCTTTAAGGCTGTTTACACAAATAGCGGGGCCGAAAACGGCTTGAGCGGCTTGCGTTTCGGCAATATCGCCGATGACAGTACCCGTGGCATGGGCATTTAATAAATCTACTTGGTCGGGCGTGATATGGGCATCTTGCAAAGCGGCCTGCATACACTCCCGCAATGTTTCCGCGGACGGATAGGCCATATTTTCCGTTTCCGTATTGGAAGCAAATCCTATAATTTCGGCCAAAATATGAGCCCCGCGCGCTTTGGCATTTTCTTCCGTTTCCAGGAAGAGAAGCCCGCACCCCTCGGAGCAAACAAGGCCCGTTCTGTCTTTATCAAACGGACGGCAAGCCTCTTTAGGGGAAGTATTAAAATTGTGAGAAGTGGCCTGCATGATATCAAAACAAGCACTAAACATGGGGTGGTATTCTTCCGTTCCGCCGCACAGAGCCTGTTTGACAAAACCGCTTTTGACAGCCAAATAAGCAAGGCCAATATTCATTAACCCCGTGGCACAGGCATCACTGGCCCCGACGCAAGGCCCGTTAATTTTTAAGGCCTGCGATACGGTTGCCAAGGGGGAGTGATTCATAATTTGTAAAAAATCGGAAGTTTTTACCAGTTCCAAATGCCCGTTATGGCAGTGGCCGCAAATTTCCATCCATACGGAAATACTGTTTAGCGTAGATCCCATAAAAAAGCCCAATCCCTGCGGTGGGGTATCATATCCGGCAGATTTAAGGGTTTCCTGCGCGGCGGCATAGGCGTATTTGGCCATACGGCTCATAGAGCGACGGTCACGGCGGGGAATATAGGAAAAATCCATCTCGGGAACGGTAACCGCTACTTTGGTTTTCACCATAGGTAACGCTTCCAATTCCGCAACCGTGTGACAACAAGATTCTCCTGCAAAAAGACCGTCAAGCAAAGCGGGAACCCCTGCCCCGTAAGGGGAAACGGCACCCATTGCTGTAATTACCACTTTAGGGTTGGAAAAAGAATTGGTCATGGATACATTTATTATACTATTTTACGGTAGAGAAACCTACATAGCCACCCCACCGTTTACTTGGAAGGCCTGGCCCGTTATATAAGACGCTTTCGGCGAACACAAAAATGATACCACCTCTGCCACTTCCTGCGGTTTACCCAAACGGCGCAAAG comes from Elusimicrobium sp. and encodes:
- a CDS encoding 1-acyl-sn-glycerol-3-phosphate acyltransferase, whose product is MYAVRTFFNTAIIGVSAILWLFLSALAAAPFLWLFPGKNGKNVRTFVYYQSKGILFFIWCCSRGIKVEKAPRPEQPCIVAANHASALDLYTVAALGFNKVVYITKGWVFKLPFFRFVMKGAGYIDAEKTPPEEMLAKCQEALNNGYDIVLFPQGSRKNPQARFKSGAFYLAEKTGAPVIPMAIAGTGKMLPSGSLKLRPAEVVLKSFPAVYPQDFSGELAHLEMARSVKKQIMDFVNLEEKK
- a CDS encoding acyl carrier protein → MTREEIINLTNEALKKEFELTDEQLFPTAHLQNDVGLDSLDAVDMVVVLEQKFGMTLRQGYDIRSIVTLNDLYDFIEKLAREHEAGK
- a CDS encoding beta-ketoacyl-[acyl-carrier-protein] synthase family protein, with the protein product MTNSFSNPKVVITAMGAVSPYGAGVPALLDGLFAGESCCHTVAELEALPMVKTKVAVTVPEMDFSYIPRRDRRSMSRMAKYAYAAAQETLKSAGYDTPPQGLGFFMGSTLNSISVWMEICGHCHNGHLELVKTSDFLQIMNHSPLATVSQALKINGPCVGASDACATGLMNIGLAYLAVKSGFVKQALCGGTEEYHPMFSACFDIMQATSHNFNTSPKEACRPFDKDRTGLVCSEGCGLLFLETEENAKARGAHILAEIIGFASNTETENMAYPSAETLRECMQAALQDAHITPDQVDLLNAHATGTVIGDIAETQAAQAVFGPAICVNSLKGHLGHTMGASGSLETIACVDMLNRQTLIGTKNLQTPDDRCAQVRFVTQNETRPVNIILKNSFAIGGNNCSLVLRRPL